In a single window of the Streptomyces cinnabarinus genome:
- a CDS encoding DUF3117 domain-containing protein → MAAMKPRTGDGPLEVTKEGRGIVMRVPLEGGGRLVVELTPDEADALGDALKKVVG, encoded by the coding sequence ATGGCGGCCATGAAGCCGCGGACGGGCGATGGCCCGCTCGAGGTGACCAAGGAGGGGCGGGGCATCGTCATGCGCGTTCCGCTCGAAGGCGGCGGTCGGCTCGTCGTCGAGCTGACCCCTGACGAGGCCGACGCGCTCGGCGACGCCCTCAAGAAGGTCGTCGGCTGA
- a CDS encoding enoyl-CoA hydratase/isomerase family protein yields MADTVLYEVSDGLATITLNRPEAMNALNIETKVALREAVTAAGADSAVRAVLLTAAGDRAFCVGQDLKEHIGLLAEGSGQVMSTVREHYNPIARALTEMPKPVVAGVNGVAAGAGFGFALAADYRVVADSAAFNTSFAGVALTADSGISWTLPRVVGPGRAADLLLFPRSIKAQEAYELGIASRVVPASSLREEAEKVARALAEGPTVAYAAIKESLAYGASHSFAELLEKEDELQTKAGASEDHTIAVQAFVNKEKPKYLGR; encoded by the coding sequence ATGGCCGACACCGTGCTCTACGAGGTGAGCGACGGACTCGCGACGATCACGCTGAACCGCCCCGAGGCGATGAACGCGCTGAACATCGAGACGAAGGTCGCGCTGCGGGAGGCCGTGACGGCGGCGGGGGCCGACTCCGCGGTGCGGGCCGTGCTGCTGACCGCCGCCGGGGACCGGGCGTTCTGTGTGGGCCAGGACCTCAAGGAGCACATCGGGCTGCTGGCCGAGGGGTCCGGTCAGGTGATGAGCACGGTGCGGGAGCACTACAACCCGATCGCGCGGGCGCTGACGGAGATGCCGAAGCCGGTGGTGGCCGGGGTGAACGGCGTCGCCGCGGGGGCGGGCTTCGGGTTCGCCCTCGCCGCGGACTACCGAGTCGTTGCCGACTCGGCTGCCTTCAATACGTCGTTCGCCGGTGTCGCGCTGACCGCGGACTCGGGGATCTCGTGGACGCTGCCTCGGGTGGTCGGGCCAGGGCGCGCCGCTGACCTGCTGCTCTTCCCTCGGAGCATCAAGGCTCAGGAGGCGTACGAGCTGGGGATCGCGAGCCGGGTGGTGCCGGCGTCCTCGCTCCGCGAGGAGGCGGAGAAGGTTGCTCGGGCGTTGGCCGAGGGGCCGACGGTGGCGTATGCGGCGATCAAGGAGTCTTTGGCGTACGGGGCCTCGCATTCCTTCGCCGAATTGCTGGAGAAGGAGGACGAGCTCCAGACCAAGGCCGGGGCTTCGGAGGACCACACCATCGCCGTACAGGCGTTCGTGAACAAGGAGAAGCCGAAGTACTTGGGGCGGTAG
- a CDS encoding DivIVA domain-containing protein: MFLFLVVALAVVVAAVTLAVVGGGEGGGPLPEAAPERLQDPLPLDRPVGRVDVENLRFPLAARGYRMSDVDDALSRLGAELAERDSRIADLESALSGARSGGHVSMEKPAQEDQ, encoded by the coding sequence ATGTTCTTGTTCCTGGTCGTCGCGCTCGCCGTCGTGGTCGCCGCGGTGACCCTCGCGGTGGTGGGCGGCGGCGAGGGCGGCGGCCCGCTGCCGGAGGCCGCCCCGGAGCGCCTCCAGGACCCCCTCCCGCTCGACCGCCCGGTGGGCCGCGTCGACGTCGAGAACCTCCGCTTCCCCCTGGCCGCCCGCGGTTACCGCATGTCCGACGTGGACGACGCCCTCAGCCGCCTCGGCGCCGAGCTCGCCGAGCGGGACTCCCGTATCGCCGACCTGGAGTCGGCCCTGTCCGGGGCCCGGTCCGGCGGCCATGTCTCCATGGAGAAGCCCGCCCAGGAGGACCAGTGA
- a CDS encoding DNA-3-methyladenine glycosylase I — translation MTDGTALAGSDGALRCPWALSTPDYVTYHDEEWGRPVHGDDALFERVSLEAFQSGLSWITILRRRPGFRAAFAEFKIAKVAAFTDEDRDRLLADEGIIRNRAKIDATLANARVLADWTPGDLDELIWSHAPEPGPAPKTLADVPAVTPESTALSKALKKRGLRFVGPTTAYALIQACGLVNDHLETCAARNRP, via the coding sequence GTGACCGACGGCACGGCCCTGGCCGGCTCCGACGGCGCCCTGCGCTGCCCCTGGGCCCTGTCCACCCCGGACTACGTGACGTACCACGACGAGGAGTGGGGCCGCCCGGTCCACGGCGACGACGCCCTGTTCGAACGCGTCTCCCTGGAGGCCTTCCAGTCGGGCCTGTCCTGGATCACGATCCTGCGCCGCCGCCCCGGCTTCCGCGCGGCCTTCGCCGAATTCAAGATCGCGAAGGTCGCCGCCTTCACGGACGAGGACCGCGACCGCCTGCTGGCGGACGAGGGCATCATCCGCAACAGAGCCAAGATCGACGCCACCCTGGCCAATGCGAGGGTGCTGGCCGACTGGACCCCGGGCGACCTGGACGAACTCATCTGGTCCCACGCCCCGGAACCGGGCCCGGCCCCCAAGACCCTCGCAGACGTCCCAGCGGTCACGCCGGAGTCAACGGCCCTGTCCAAGGCCCTGAAGAAGCGGGGCTTGAGGTTCGTAGGGCCCACGACGGCATACGCCCTGATCCAGGCGTGCGGCCTGGTGAACGACCACTTGGAAACCTGCGCCGCCAGAAACCGACCTTGA
- a CDS encoding S1C family serine protease, whose translation MNEGKPTKAKWWSRPRLQGPSGRTDGTAEPSPGPAPVPNADGDFELERPIADTSAEGDYELSGPAVETVPSTRSGTAASAESSAASAEATPLATAALPEEAAPLTESAPLAESAVPPADERPRPLHDPDPYSTPPYGEPGPWAPAPPVQHPATTPAHGTAVPATAPAHGAAIPTPSHGTSVPASAPAPSPMPIPPPGQGHGTPLPPPSSLQGAAPAPWQNYDPWAPAPLTGPLQQNGAAVRSEGQKRRRAKRVLLIGALLVALVSGGIGGAVGTYLERNGGVGDVELPQVGAEPTGRAADSVAGIAARALPSVVTLHVSGAEEAGTGTGFVLDDRGHILTNNHVVQPAGSDGEITVTFHSGDTAKATVVGRDSGYDLAVVKVTGVSGLSPMTLGNSDNVQVGDPVVAIGAPFDLAGTVTSGIISAKERPITAGGESGDASDVSYVDALQTDAPINPGNSGGPLLDAKARVIGINSAIRSADSGSEPDGGQAGSIGLGFAIPINQGKRVAEELINTGRATHPVIGVTLDMDYSGDGARVGTKASDGGPPVTTGGPGDRAGIEPGDVITEVDGQRVHSGEELIVKTRSHRPGDRLELTLERDGKEITLALTLGSSDGD comes from the coding sequence ATGAACGAGGGGAAGCCCACGAAGGCGAAATGGTGGAGCCGTCCTCGGCTCCAGGGGCCTTCGGGCCGGACGGACGGGACGGCCGAGCCGTCGCCCGGACCGGCCCCGGTGCCGAACGCCGACGGTGACTTCGAGCTGGAGCGGCCCATCGCGGACACCTCGGCCGAGGGCGACTACGAGCTGAGCGGTCCGGCCGTGGAGACGGTCCCGTCGACGCGGAGCGGGACCGCGGCCTCGGCCGAATCCTCCGCCGCCTCCGCCGAAGCCACTCCGCTCGCGACAGCCGCCCTGCCCGAGGAAGCGGCCCCGCTCACGGAGTCCGCCCCGCTCGCCGAATCCGCGGTCCCGCCCGCCGACGAACGCCCCCGTCCCCTGCACGACCCCGACCCCTACAGCACCCCGCCCTACGGCGAGCCGGGCCCCTGGGCCCCCGCCCCTCCGGTGCAGCACCCGGCGACGACCCCGGCCCACGGCACAGCCGTACCGGCGACGGCCCCGGCGCACGGAGCAGCGATACCGACCCCGTCGCACGGCACCTCCGTACCCGCCTCGGCCCCCGCACCGTCCCCGATGCCGATCCCCCCGCCCGGCCAAGGGCACGGCACCCCCCTCCCGCCCCCGTCCTCCCTTCAGGGCGCCGCGCCCGCCCCCTGGCAGAACTACGACCCCTGGGCCCCGGCCCCCCTCACCGGTCCCCTTCAGCAGAACGGGGCCGCGGTGCGCAGCGAGGGGCAGAAGCGCAGGCGGGCCAAGCGGGTGCTGCTGATCGGCGCGTTGTTGGTCGCGCTCGTCTCCGGGGGCATCGGCGGGGCCGTAGGGACGTATCTGGAGCGGAACGGCGGGGTGGGGGACGTAGAGCTGCCGCAGGTCGGTGCGGAGCCCACCGGGCGGGCGGCGGACAGTGTCGCCGGGATCGCCGCGCGGGCGTTGCCGAGCGTGGTGACCCTGCATGTGTCCGGGGCCGAGGAAGCGGGCACCGGCACCGGGTTCGTGCTCGACGACCGGGGCCACATCCTCACCAACAACCACGTCGTACAGCCCGCCGGATCCGACGGCGAGATCACCGTGACCTTCCACAGCGGTGACACCGCCAAGGCCACCGTCGTCGGCCGGGACAGCGGCTACGACCTGGCCGTGGTGAAGGTGACCGGCGTCAGCGGGCTGAGCCCGATGACCCTCGGCAACTCCGACAACGTCCAGGTCGGCGACCCCGTCGTCGCTATCGGCGCCCCCTTCGACCTGGCGGGCACCGTCACCTCCGGCATCATCAGCGCCAAGGAGCGCCCCATCACGGCCGGCGGCGAGAGCGGCGACGCCAGTGATGTCTCCTACGTCGACGCCCTCCAGACCGACGCCCCGATCAACCCCGGCAACTCCGGCGGGCCCCTGCTGGACGCCAAGGCCCGCGTCATCGGCATCAACTCCGCGATCCGCTCCGCCGACAGCGGCTCCGAGCCGGACGGCGGGCAGGCGGGGTCCATAGGGCTCGGGTTCGCCATCCCGATCAACCAGGGCAAGCGCGTGGCCGAGGAGCTGATCAACACCGGCCGGGCCACCCACCCCGTCATCGGCGTCACCCTCGATATGGACTACTCGGGCGACGGCGCGCGGGTCGGCACCAAGGCGAGCGACGGCGGCCCGCCGGTCACCACGGGTGGTCCCGGAGACCGGGCCGGGATCGAGCCCGGCGATGTGATCACCGAGGTCGACGGGCAGCGCGTGCACTCCGGCGAGGAACTGATCGTCAAGACCCGCTCGCACCGCCCCGGCGACCGGCTGGAGCTGACCCTGGAGCGGGACGGCAAGGAGATCACCCTCGCGCTGACGCTCGGCTCCTCGGACGGCGACTGA
- a CDS encoding sec-independent translocase — protein MFNDIGPLELVTLIVLAVLVFGPDKLPKVIQDVMRTVRKIREFSESAKQDIRQELGPEFKDFEFEDLNPKAFIRKQLDNDELGLKEIRNGFDMKKEMAEVTDAVHGRDADSSTGSSSSSSSSSGDRVDMKKKPEERPPYDADAT, from the coding sequence GTGTTCAATGACATAGGACCGCTAGAGCTGGTGACGCTCATCGTCCTTGCCGTGCTCGTCTTCGGTCCGGACAAGCTCCCGAAGGTCATCCAGGACGTGATGCGGACGGTTCGTAAGATCCGCGAGTTCTCGGAGAGCGCCAAGCAGGACATCCGGCAGGAACTCGGCCCGGAGTTCAAGGACTTCGAGTTCGAGGACCTCAACCCCAAGGCGTTCATCCGCAAGCAGCTGGACAATGACGAGCTGGGGCTCAAGGAGATCCGCAACGGCTTCGACATGAAGAAGGAGATGGCCGAGGTCACGGACGCGGTGCACGGCCGCGACGCCGACTCGTCCACCGGCTCCTCCTCTTCGTCCTCCTCGTCGTCCGGCGACCGAGTCGACATGAAGAAGAAGCCCGAAGAGCGCCCGCCCTACGACGCGGACGCCACCTGA
- the sigE gene encoding RNA polymerase sigma factor SigE, whose translation MLRRFLGSAGRPKSVNDTAADHADDYAQTATFSTDADGQAWTPPTWEEIVSTHSGRVYRLAYRLTGNQHDAEDLTQEVFVRVFRSLSTYTPGTFEGWLHRITTNLFLDMVRRKQRIRFDALGEDAAERLPSREPSPQQVFNDAHFDADVQQALDTLAPEFRAAVVLCDIEGLSYEEIAATLGVKLGTVRSRIHRGRSQLRKALAHRSPEARAERRSFVPRVAALGGGGATA comes from the coding sequence GTGCTGCGGCGCTTTCTCGGATCGGCGGGCAGGCCGAAATCCGTGAACGACACCGCTGCTGACCACGCCGACGACTACGCCCAGACCGCGACCTTCTCCACCGACGCGGACGGGCAGGCGTGGACTCCGCCCACGTGGGAGGAGATCGTCAGCACGCACAGCGGCCGCGTCTACCGCCTCGCGTACCGGCTCACCGGCAACCAGCACGACGCCGAGGATCTCACCCAGGAGGTCTTCGTCCGCGTCTTCCGCTCGCTGTCCACCTACACCCCGGGGACCTTCGAGGGCTGGCTGCACCGCATCACCACCAACCTGTTCCTGGACATGGTCCGCCGCAAGCAGCGCATCCGCTTCGACGCCCTCGGCGAGGACGCGGCCGAGCGCCTGCCCAGCCGCGAGCCGTCCCCGCAGCAGGTCTTCAACGACGCGCACTTCGACGCCGACGTCCAGCAGGCCCTCGACACCCTCGCGCCCGAGTTCCGCGCCGCGGTCGTCCTGTGCGACATCGAGGGACTGTCCTACGAGGAGATCGCCGCCACCCTCGGCGTCAAGCTCGGCACCGTCCGGTCCCGGATCCACCGCGGCCGCTCGCAGCTGCGCAAGGCCCTCGCGCACCGTTCCCCGGAAGCCCGGGCCGAGCGCCGGTCCTTCGTGCCGCGCGTGGCCGCACTGGGGGGAGGGGGCGCGACCGCGTGA
- a CDS encoding Mrp/NBP35 family ATP-binding protein yields MATEDAVREALSTVNDPEINRPITELGMVKSVEIGADGAVAVTVYLTVSGCPMRDTITQRVTEAVSRVEGVTRVDVTLDVMSDEQRKELATALRGGQTEREVPFAKPGSLTRVYAVASGKGGVGKSSVTVNLAAAMAADGLKVGVVDADIYGHSVPRMLGADGRPTQVENMIMPPSANGVKVISIGMFTPGNAPVVWRGPMLHRALQQFLADVYWGDLDVLLLDLPPGTGDIAISVAQLVPNAEILVVTTPQQAAAEVAERAGSIAVQTHQKIVGVVENMSGMPCPHCDEMVDVFGTGGGQTVADGLTRTTGATVPVLGAIPIDVRLREGGDEGRPVVLTDPDSPAGSALRAIAGKLGGRQRGLSGLSLGITPRNKF; encoded by the coding sequence ATGGCTACGGAAGACGCGGTGCGCGAAGCACTGTCGACGGTGAACGACCCCGAGATCAACCGCCCCATCACCGAACTCGGGATGGTCAAGTCGGTGGAGATCGGCGCGGACGGAGCGGTCGCGGTCACCGTGTACCTGACGGTCTCCGGCTGCCCGATGCGGGACACGATCACGCAGCGCGTCACGGAGGCGGTCTCCCGGGTCGAGGGAGTCACCCGCGTCGACGTGACGCTCGACGTCATGAGCGACGAGCAGCGCAAGGAGCTGGCGACCGCGCTGCGCGGCGGCCAGACCGAGCGCGAGGTGCCCTTCGCCAAGCCGGGCTCGCTGACCCGGGTGTACGCGGTCGCCTCCGGCAAGGGCGGCGTCGGCAAGTCCTCGGTGACGGTGAACCTGGCGGCCGCGATGGCGGCGGACGGTCTGAAGGTCGGGGTCGTCGACGCCGACATCTACGGCCACTCCGTGCCGCGCATGCTGGGCGCCGACGGCCGTCCCACCCAGGTCGAGAACATGATCATGCCGCCGTCCGCGAACGGCGTGAAGGTGATCTCCATCGGCATGTTCACGCCGGGCAACGCGCCCGTGGTGTGGCGCGGCCCGATGCTGCACCGCGCGCTCCAGCAGTTCCTGGCGGACGTCTACTGGGGCGACCTGGACGTCCTGCTGCTCGACCTGCCGCCCGGCACCGGTGACATCGCGATCTCCGTCGCCCAGCTGGTCCCGAACGCCGAGATCCTGGTCGTGACGACCCCGCAGCAGGCGGCCGCCGAGGTGGCCGAGCGGGCCGGTTCCATCGCCGTGCAGACCCACCAGAAGATCGTCGGCGTGGTCGAGAACATGTCCGGCATGCCGTGCCCGCACTGCGACGAGATGGTCGACGTCTTCGGCACCGGCGGAGGCCAGACCGTGGCGGACGGCCTGACCCGTACGACCGGCGCGACGGTCCCGGTCCTCGGCGCCATCCCGATCGACGTGCGCCTCCGGGAAGGCGGCGACGAGGGCCGGCCCGTGGTCCTCACCGACCCCGACAGCCCGGCGGGCAGCGCGCTGCGCGCGATCGCGGGGAAGCTCGGGGGCCGGCAGCGGGGCCTTTCGGGACTGTCGCTGGGGATCACCCCGAGGAACAAGTTCTGA
- a CDS encoding TIGR00730 family Rossman fold protein — MATGNPAGKKQPPEEQRLGPVLRRRGQVTASTTDQRLLDAGGPSDWVHTDPWRVLRIQSEFIEGFGTLAELPPAISVFGSARTPADSPEYDAGVRLGRGLVEAGFAVITGGGPGAMEAANKGACEAKGTSVGLGIELPFEQGLNPYVDIGLNFRYFFVRKMMFVKYAQGFVVLPGGLGTLDELFEALTLVQTQKVTRFPIVLFGTEYWGGLVDWLRDTVISQGKASAKDLLLFHVTDEVEEAVALVSKEAGR, encoded by the coding sequence ATGGCTACCGGGAACCCCGCGGGCAAGAAGCAGCCGCCGGAGGAGCAGCGCCTGGGACCGGTCCTCCGACGGCGAGGTCAGGTCACGGCGAGTACGACCGACCAGCGCCTCCTGGACGCGGGTGGCCCCTCGGACTGGGTCCACACCGACCCCTGGCGGGTCCTGCGCATCCAGTCGGAGTTCATCGAGGGCTTCGGCACGCTGGCCGAACTCCCGCCCGCGATCAGTGTGTTCGGCTCGGCGCGGACGCCGGCGGACTCACCGGAGTACGACGCGGGCGTGCGGCTGGGCCGGGGCCTGGTGGAGGCGGGCTTCGCGGTGATCACCGGCGGCGGCCCGGGTGCCATGGAGGCGGCCAACAAGGGCGCGTGCGAGGCGAAGGGCACGTCGGTCGGCCTCGGCATCGAGCTCCCCTTCGAGCAGGGGCTGAACCCCTACGTCGACATCGGCCTGAACTTCCGCTACTTCTTCGTCCGCAAGATGATGTTCGTCAAGTACGCCCAGGGTTTCGTGGTCCTCCCGGGCGGCCTCGGCACCCTCGACGAACTCTTCGAGGCCCTGACGCTGGTCCAGACCCAGAAGGTGACCCGCTTCCCCATCGTCCTCTTCGGCACGGAGTACTGGGGCGGCCTGGTCGACTGGCTCCGCGACACGGTGATCTCCCAGGGCAAGGCCTCGGCGAAGGACCTCCTCCTCTTCCACGTGACGGACGAGGTGGAGGAAGCGGTGGCCCTGGTCTCCAAGGAAGCGGGCCGCTGA
- a CDS encoding DUF1003 domain-containing protein, whose translation MAEREGGRERTASGATAATRPRARLDQPRPPRRRILPEWDPEAFGRLSERIARFLGTGRFIVWMTVIVIVWVLWNVFAPGDLKFDEYPFIFLTLMLSLQASYAAPLILLAQNRQDDRDRVNLEQDRKQNERSIADTEYLTREIAALRIGLGEVATRDWIRSELQDVLKDLDGHRGDGHVVFPAERSAGRDAEDR comes from the coding sequence ATGGCTGAGCGCGAGGGCGGCCGGGAGCGGACCGCGTCGGGGGCGACCGCGGCCACCCGGCCACGGGCCCGGCTGGACCAGCCGCGGCCGCCACGCCGCCGGATCCTGCCCGAGTGGGACCCGGAGGCCTTCGGGCGGCTCTCGGAGCGCATCGCACGCTTCCTCGGCACCGGGCGGTTCATCGTCTGGATGACGGTCATCGTCATCGTCTGGGTGCTGTGGAACGTCTTCGCGCCCGGGGACCTGAAGTTCGACGAGTACCCCTTCATCTTCCTGACCCTGATGCTCTCGCTCCAGGCCTCCTACGCGGCCCCGCTGATCCTGCTCGCGCAGAACCGGCAGGACGACCGGGACCGGGTCAACCTCGAACAGGACCGCAAGCAGAACGAGCGGTCGATCGCGGACACCGAGTACCTGACCCGGGAGATCGCCGCCCTGCGGATCGGCCTGGGCGAGGTGGCCACCCGGGACTGGATCCGCTCCGAACTCCAGGACGTGCTGAAGGACCTGGACGGCCACCGTGGGGACGGCCATGTCGTATTCCCGGCAGAACGGTCCGCCGGACGTGACGCAGAAGACCGCTGA
- a CDS encoding anti-sigma factor family protein, translating to MSATRPEPGERRLAEQHLGDRLSALVDGELGHDSRERVLAHLATCAKCKAEADAQRRLKNVFAEAAPPPPSESFLARLQGLPGDDLGGGSPLGAGAFGGLAEQPTPGAFGIRRGERFEFGYVPARPHATALTGSPAGGFRVHPVGRPDADRSSSRGLRFAFVAAGAVSLAAIALGGVTTGVPAETDARGSGSGSNVTPARSQGTGAATAPDNQRRRGVGPLLVQGQGQRALGDTPATATSVSAPLLPGAPTPGAVQAEASATPVVAGAAALSPLIRPLSATPPLTLTTWHTDPEVTTPGLLAAPVPDATASPSASAAPSTSSR from the coding sequence GTGAGTGCGACCCGACCCGAACCGGGCGAGCGCCGTCTCGCCGAACAGCACCTGGGAGACCGGCTTTCCGCCCTGGTGGACGGAGAACTCGGTCATGACTCGCGCGAGCGGGTCCTCGCGCACCTGGCGACCTGCGCCAAGTGCAAGGCGGAGGCCGACGCCCAGCGCCGGCTGAAGAACGTCTTCGCGGAGGCGGCCCCGCCGCCGCCCTCCGAGAGCTTCCTGGCCCGGCTCCAGGGTCTGCCCGGGGATGATCTCGGCGGAGGCTCACCGCTGGGCGCGGGAGCGTTCGGCGGACTCGCCGAGCAGCCCACGCCCGGCGCCTTCGGCATACGGCGGGGCGAGCGCTTCGAGTTCGGCTACGTCCCCGCGCGGCCGCACGCCACGGCGCTCACCGGCTCCCCGGCCGGCGGCTTCCGCGTGCACCCCGTCGGCCGCCCCGACGCCGACCGGTCCTCCTCGCGCGGGCTGCGGTTCGCCTTCGTCGCCGCCGGAGCGGTGTCCCTCGCGGCCATCGCGCTGGGCGGCGTCACCACCGGCGTCCCGGCCGAGACGGACGCCCGCGGTTCCGGTTCCGGCAGCAATGTGACCCCGGCCCGCAGTCAGGGCACGGGCGCCGCGACGGCACCCGACAACCAGCGCCGCCGTGGCGTCGGGCCCCTGCTCGTGCAGGGCCAGGGGCAGCGGGCCCTCGGTGACACCCCGGCCACCGCGACCTCGGTGTCCGCGCCGCTGCTGCCCGGAGCGCCCACCCCGGGCGCCGTGCAGGCCGAGGCATCGGCCACCCCGGTGGTCGCGGGCGCTGCCGCCCTGTCCCCGCTCATACGCCCGCTCAGCGCCACCCCGCCGCTCACCCTCACCACCTGGCACACCGACCCGGAGGTCACCACCCCGGGCCTGCTCGCCGCACCCGTCCCCGACGCGACCGCGTCCCCGTCCGCCTCCGCCGCCCCTTCCACCAGCAGCCGCTGA
- a CDS encoding O-methyltransferase translates to MCGFPAATDTVTPRQPRGQERVITGNRQTSWAFADAYVAEDDTLRWARDRAREAGLRSVSPGTGAALRLLAATVDAKAVAEIGTGTGVSGIHLLHGMRPDGVLTTVDPEPEHQQFARQAFRASGFASNRARFIPGRALDVLPRLADAGYDLVFCDGDRLEFLDYLAESLRLLRPGGLVAFEGVFANGRTVDSGPQPTEVVRLRELLRAVRESQDLVPSLLPVGDGLLCAVKR, encoded by the coding sequence ATCTGCGGGTTCCCGGCCGCAACGGATACAGTCACGCCCAGGCAACCACGGGGACAGGAGAGGGTCATTACCGGCAACCGGCAGACGAGCTGGGCGTTCGCCGACGCCTATGTCGCCGAGGACGACACGCTGCGCTGGGCCCGGGACCGGGCCCGCGAGGCAGGGCTGCGCTCCGTGTCGCCCGGCACGGGCGCGGCGCTGCGGTTGCTCGCCGCCACCGTGGACGCGAAAGCGGTCGCGGAGATCGGCACCGGGACCGGCGTCTCTGGAATCCATCTGCTGCACGGAATGCGTCCGGACGGCGTGCTGACCACCGTCGACCCCGAGCCGGAGCACCAGCAGTTCGCCCGCCAGGCCTTCCGCGCCTCGGGCTTCGCCAGCAACCGGGCGCGGTTCATCCCCGGCCGCGCCCTCGACGTACTGCCCCGGCTCGCGGACGCGGGCTACGACCTCGTCTTCTGCGACGGTGACCGGCTCGAGTTCCTGGACTACCTCGCTGAATCGTTGCGCCTGCTGCGTCCGGGTGGCCTGGTGGCCTTCGAGGGCGTCTTCGCGAACGGCCGTACGGTCGACTCGGGTCCGCAGCCGACCGAGGTGGTGCGGCTGCGGGAGCTGCTGCGCGCGGTGCGCGAGAGCCAGGACCTGGTGCCGTCGCTGCTGCCGGTGGGCGACGGGCTGCTCTGCGCGGTCAAGCGCTGA
- the folP gene encoding dihydropteroate synthase — protein MLRLGRREFDPHEPVIMAIVNRTPDSFYDQGATFRDEPALARVEQAVAEGAAIIDIGGVKAGPGEEVSAAEEARRTVGFVAEVRRRFPDVVISVDTWRAEVGEAVCEAGADVLNDAWGGVDPRLAEVAARYRVGLVCTHAGGAEPRTRPHRVSYDDVMADILRVTVGLAERAVSLGVPRESVMIDPGHDFGKNTRHSLEATRRLSEMVATGWPVLVSLSNKDFVGETLDRPVKERVIGTLATTAVSAWLGAQVYRVHEVAETRQVVDMVASIAGHRPPAVARRGLA, from the coding sequence ATGCTCAGGCTGGGCAGACGGGAATTCGACCCGCACGAGCCGGTGATCATGGCGATCGTGAACCGGACCCCGGACTCCTTCTACGACCAGGGGGCGACGTTCCGTGACGAGCCCGCCCTCGCGCGCGTGGAGCAGGCCGTGGCCGAGGGGGCCGCGATCATCGACATCGGCGGCGTGAAGGCCGGGCCCGGGGAAGAGGTGTCCGCGGCGGAGGAAGCGCGGCGGACGGTGGGGTTCGTGGCGGAGGTGCGGCGGCGGTTCCCGGATGTGGTGATCTCCGTGGACACCTGGCGGGCGGAGGTCGGGGAGGCCGTCTGCGAGGCCGGGGCGGATGTGCTGAACGATGCGTGGGGTGGGGTGGATCCTCGCCTCGCCGAGGTGGCGGCTCGGTATCGGGTGGGGCTGGTGTGTACGCACGCGGGGGGTGCGGAGCCTCGTACGCGGCCGCATCGGGTGTCGTACGACGACGTCATGGCGGACATTCTGCGGGTGACCGTGGGCCTGGCCGAGCGGGCGGTGTCCCTCGGGGTGCCCCGGGAGTCGGTGATGATCGATCCCGGGCATGACTTCGGTAAGAACACGCGGCACAGTCTGGAGGCGACGCGGCGGCTGTCGGAGATGGTCGCGACGGGGTGGCCTGTGCTGGTGTCGCTGTCCAACAAGGACTTCGTGGGCGAGACGTTGGACCGGCCGGTGAAGGAGCGGGTGATCGGGACGCTCGCGACGACGGCGGTATCGGCCTGGCTCGGGGCGCAGGTGTACCGGGTCCATGAGGTCGCCGAGACCCGTCAGGTGGTCGACATGGTGGCCTCCATCGCAGGCCACCGTCCGCCGGCTGTCGCCCGGCGGGGCCTGGCATGA